In Salvelinus alpinus unplaced genomic scaffold, SLU_Salpinus.1 scaffold_59, whole genome shotgun sequence, the following proteins share a genomic window:
- the LOC139567165 gene encoding rap1 GTPase-activating protein 2-like isoform X1, translating into MERDSRNEKFFSRKRSFTFGAYGGVDKFICENETSRPEPLEHSILDILDSPTSETKPFLSAGSNQKVTELFEIIEKLQSSRLDEQRCEFPLPLRSQLLKIGRDLPLILPPKLGGYWIDPPLQKFAETSPTSSHYGLDPETYDIMERDSEATYYQEFFRSRYHHSFTAVDPSLGPLLLSVCLEEEEKRLRVILRMRECSMHGVFSVSLFPNIPSAVELAKMLCDSVTVPRFDVVSYLKAPDLITAFDEHRVSPNFKFGVLYQREGQLTEEDILCNNEESEEFQEFLSILGATVALQGFTGFRGGLDVCHGQTGSDAVFTSFHGREIMFHVSTKLPFTEGDTQQLQRKRHIGNDIVAVVYQEGHTPFLSDVIGSHFLHCFLVVRRVRKGVGDEGEEAGGGGVFQVSVTAREDVPPFGPSLPDPPIFTESSLLREFLLTKLINAEISCYKAERFSRLELRTRSSLLEGLQAELSTRSQCMIGDSPVSALSTSEGMRGVTEGSGGFIENFKRAIRVRSNSFDTLGGPRKMGGVPLPQKPKAATERDGESELAYKPPEPSFPPTDNLGSTEVKDHSSPQENT; encoded by the exons atggagagagacagcagaaaTGAGAAGTTCTTCTCCAGAAAGAGAAGTTTCACTTTTGGGGCATATGGAGG TGTGGACAAGTTCATATGTGAAAATGAGACTAG CAGACCAGAACCTTTAGAGCACAGCATTCTGGATATTTTGGACTCCCCTACCAGCGAAACCAAACCGTTCCTTTCTGCTGGCAGCAACCAGAAG GTGACAGAGCTGTTTGAGATCATTGAGAAGTTGCAG AGCAGCAGGCTAGATGAACAGCGCTGTGAATTCCCTCTGCCTTTGAGG TCTCAGCTTTTGAAGATAGGTCGTGACCTTCCTCTGATCCTGCCTCCAAAGCTGGGTGGTTACTGGATAGACCCCCCGCTACAGAAGTTTGCTGAGACCAGTCCGACATCCTCTCATTACGGACTAGACCCAGAGACCTATGACATcatggagagagacagcgaggccACATACTACCAGGAGTTCTTCCGCTCACGA TATCATCACTCGTTCACAGCAGTGGACCCCTCCCTGggacccctccttctctctgtctgtttggaggaagaagagaagaggctGAGAGTAATACTGAG AATGAGGGAATGCTCTATGCATGGggttttctctgtgtctctgttcccAAACATCCCGTCTGCTGTGGAGCTGGCCAAG ATGCTATGCGACAGTGTGACTGTGCCCAGATTTGATGTGGTCAGTTACCTCAAG GCACCAGATCTTATAACAGCATTTGATGAACACAGAGTGTCTCCGAATTTCAAGTTTGGTGTCTTGtatcagagagagggacag TTGACAGAGGAGGACATACTCTGTAACAATGAGGAAAGTGAAGAGTTTCAAGAATTCCTCTCTATTTTGGGAGCTACAGTCGCACTTCAAGGGTTCACTGG gtTTCGAGGAGGTTTGGACGTGTGTCACGGCCAGACAGGAAGTGATGCGGTCTTCACTTCCTTCCACGGCAGAGAGATCATGTTCCATGTGTCCACCAAACTCCCCTTCACAGAGGGCGATACACAACAG CTACAGAGGAAGAGACACATTGGCAATGACATCGTTGCTGTTGTTTACCAGGAGGGCCACACCCCTTTTTTGTCTGATGTCATCGGCTCACACTTCCTGCACTGTTTCCTAGTGGTCAGGAGGGTGAGGAAGGGAGTGGGGGACGAGGGGGaggaggcaggaggaggaggggtgttcCAG GTGTCAgtcacagccagagaggatgtaCCTCCCTttggtccctccctccctgatccTCCCATATTCACAGAG AGCTCCCTGTTGAGAGAGTTCCTTCTGACCAAGCTTATCAATGCAGAGATCTCCTGTTATAAGGCTGAGAGGTTCAGTAGACTGGAG CTGCGCACTCGTTCGTCCCTCCTGGAGGGTCTGCAGGCGGAACTGTCCACCCGCTCCCAGTGCATGATTGGAGATTCGCCTGTGTCCGCTCTCTCGACTTCTGAGGGGATGAGGGGTGTAACTGAGGGGAGTGGAGGGTTCATCGAAAACTTTAAG AGAGCCATTAGGGTACGCAGTAATTCTTTTGACACTCTTGGGGGACCTAGAAAGATGGGCGGGGTGCCGCTCCCACAGAAGCCCAAG GCtgctacagagagagatggagagag TGAGTTGGCCTACAAGCCCCCTGAACCCAGCTTTCCGCCCACAGACAACCTGGGCTCCACAGAGGTCAAAGACCACTCCAGTCCCCAGGAgaatacatag
- the LOC139567162 gene encoding caspase-2-like isoform X2, protein MLGECGMLERDRRGLRKCSVTLCKEMVVDELFIQSLQTDDILTDSMAESILVEPTSHKRSWRLLSLLPKRGPRAFSSFCSALRDTEQQHLCALLTESPERDGERQRYDDSPLPLPTQEGMVPAKRARTQESMEMCLDADSPITRPVLPCTPDFYLKHCQQSYSMVSSPRGLALVISNVSFDPCAAPDLDSRKGGEVDVEVLRKVFTELDYIVTVRRDLTAPGMRACIEQFGRRQQHQTVSSCVVCLLSHGVEGAIYGTDGQLLELDWVFEAFDNAHCPLLQNKPKMFFIQACRGEEMDCGVEQSDGPERTQSPGCEQRDAGREGEGDGDTRQTEERGRLRVKLPQRSDMICGFASLKGTAAMRNTKRGSWFIQEVNSALRFRARDTHLSDILVQVNGRIKDREGYAPGTPHHRCKEMSEFTSSLCKDLYLFPKYHPQY, encoded by the exons ATGTTGGGGGAATGCGGTATGCTGGAACGAGACAGAAGGGGGCTTCGGAAATGCTCTGTGACTCTCTGCAAAGAGATGGTGGTGGACGAGCTGTTCATTCAGTCGCTGCAGACAGACGACATTCTTACCGACAGCATGGCAGAAAGCATCCTG GTGGAGCCGACCTCCCACAAGCGGAGCTGGCGTCTGCTGTCCCTGCTTCCCAAGCGTGGTCCCAGAGCCTTCAGCAGCTTCTGCTCAGCACTGAGAGACACAGAGCAGCAGCACCTATGTGCCCTGCTCACAGAGTCAccagagagggacggagagagacag AGATATGATGACTCTCCCCTCCCACTGCCCACCCAGGAGGGGATGGTTCCAGCCAAGAGAGCCAGAACACAAG AGTCAATGGAGATGTGTCTGGATGCAGACAGTCCCATCACCAGGCCTGTTCTTCCCTGTACACCAGACTTCTACCTAAAACACTGCCAACAG TCCTATAGTATGGTGTCCAGTCCTCGTGGCCTGGCCTTGGTGATCAGTAACGTCTCCTTTGACCCCTGTGCTGCTCCTGACCTGGACtccaggaagggaggggaggtggaCGTGGAGGTCCTCAGGAAGGTGTTCACTGAGCTGGACTACATAGTCACCGTCCGGAGAGACCTCACAGCTCCG GGCATGCGGGCGTGCATTGAGCAGTTTGGCAGACGGCAGCAGCACCAGACCGTATCCAGCTGTGTGGTGTGTCTGCTGTCCCATGGAGTAGAGGGGGCTATCTACGGCACAGACGGACAGCTACTGGAG ttggACTGGGTGTTTGAGGCGTTTGACAACGCCCACTGTCCTCTACTGCAGAATAAACCCAAGATGTTCTTCATCCAGGCCTGCAGAGGAG agGAGATGGACTGTGGGGTGGAGCAGTCAGATGGGCCAGAGAGGACCCAGTCTCCTGGCTGTGAACAGAgggatgcagggagggagggagagggggatggagacacCAGGCAgacggaggagagaggcaggctcagagtcaaaCTGCCCCAGCGCTCCGACATGATCTGTGGCTTCGCCTCCCTCaaag GCACTGCAGCCATGAGGAACACCAAGAGAGGATCCTGGTTCATCCAAGAGGTCAACTCAGCACTCCGCTTCAGAGCCAGAGACACACACCTATCAGATATACTGgtgcag GTGAATGGTCGTATTAAAGACAGAGAAGGCTATGCTCCTGGCACCCCCCACCATCGCTGTAAGGAGATGTCTGAATTCACCAGCTCCCTCTGCAAAGACCTCTACCTGTTCCCCAAGTACCACCCTCAGTACTGA
- the LOC139567162 gene encoding caspase-2-like isoform X1 produces the protein MLGECGMLERDRRGLRKCSVTLCKEMVVDELFIQSLQTDDILTDSMAESILVEPTSHKRSWRLLSLLPKRGPRAFSSFCSALRDTEQQHLCALLTESPERDGERQCPQTAKAKDRAEEVISTTYPIQASDRYAPFTKTPVKDSEEERDEEKERYDDSPLPLPTQEGMVPAKRARTQESMEMCLDADSPITRPVLPCTPDFYLKHCQQSYSMVSSPRGLALVISNVSFDPCAAPDLDSRKGGEVDVEVLRKVFTELDYIVTVRRDLTAPGMRACIEQFGRRQQHQTVSSCVVCLLSHGVEGAIYGTDGQLLELDWVFEAFDNAHCPLLQNKPKMFFIQACRGEEMDCGVEQSDGPERTQSPGCEQRDAGREGEGDGDTRQTEERGRLRVKLPQRSDMICGFASLKGTAAMRNTKRGSWFIQEVNSALRFRARDTHLSDILVQVNGRIKDREGYAPGTPHHRCKEMSEFTSSLCKDLYLFPKYHPQY, from the exons ATGTTGGGGGAATGCGGTATGCTGGAACGAGACAGAAGGGGGCTTCGGAAATGCTCTGTGACTCTCTGCAAAGAGATGGTGGTGGACGAGCTGTTCATTCAGTCGCTGCAGACAGACGACATTCTTACCGACAGCATGGCAGAAAGCATCCTG GTGGAGCCGACCTCCCACAAGCGGAGCTGGCGTCTGCTGTCCCTGCTTCCCAAGCGTGGTCCCAGAGCCTTCAGCAGCTTCTGCTCAGCACTGAGAGACACAGAGCAGCAGCACCTATGTGCCCTGCTCACAGAGTCAccagagagggacggagagagacag TGTCCCCAGACAGCTAAGGCGAAAGACAGGGCTGAGGAGGTGATTTCCACAACATACCCAATCCAAGCTTCAGACCGCTACGCCCCATTCACAAAGACCCCAGTCAAAGAcagtgaggaagagagggatgaagagaaagaG AGATATGATGACTCTCCCCTCCCACTGCCCACCCAGGAGGGGATGGTTCCAGCCAAGAGAGCCAGAACACAAG AGTCAATGGAGATGTGTCTGGATGCAGACAGTCCCATCACCAGGCCTGTTCTTCCCTGTACACCAGACTTCTACCTAAAACACTGCCAACAG TCCTATAGTATGGTGTCCAGTCCTCGTGGCCTGGCCTTGGTGATCAGTAACGTCTCCTTTGACCCCTGTGCTGCTCCTGACCTGGACtccaggaagggaggggaggtggaCGTGGAGGTCCTCAGGAAGGTGTTCACTGAGCTGGACTACATAGTCACCGTCCGGAGAGACCTCACAGCTCCG GGCATGCGGGCGTGCATTGAGCAGTTTGGCAGACGGCAGCAGCACCAGACCGTATCCAGCTGTGTGGTGTGTCTGCTGTCCCATGGAGTAGAGGGGGCTATCTACGGCACAGACGGACAGCTACTGGAG ttggACTGGGTGTTTGAGGCGTTTGACAACGCCCACTGTCCTCTACTGCAGAATAAACCCAAGATGTTCTTCATCCAGGCCTGCAGAGGAG agGAGATGGACTGTGGGGTGGAGCAGTCAGATGGGCCAGAGAGGACCCAGTCTCCTGGCTGTGAACAGAgggatgcagggagggagggagagggggatggagacacCAGGCAgacggaggagagaggcaggctcagagtcaaaCTGCCCCAGCGCTCCGACATGATCTGTGGCTTCGCCTCCCTCaaag GCACTGCAGCCATGAGGAACACCAAGAGAGGATCCTGGTTCATCCAAGAGGTCAACTCAGCACTCCGCTTCAGAGCCAGAGACACACACCTATCAGATATACTGgtgcag GTGAATGGTCGTATTAAAGACAGAGAAGGCTATGCTCCTGGCACCCCCCACCATCGCTGTAAGGAGATGTCTGAATTCACCAGCTCCCTCTGCAAAGACCTCTACCTGTTCCCCAAGTACCACCCTCAGTACTGA
- the LOC139567165 gene encoding rap1 GTPase-activating protein 2-like isoform X2, producing the protein MERDSRNEKFFSRKRSFTFGAYGGVDKFICENETRPEPLEHSILDILDSPTSETKPFLSAGSNQKVTELFEIIEKLQSSRLDEQRCEFPLPLRSQLLKIGRDLPLILPPKLGGYWIDPPLQKFAETSPTSSHYGLDPETYDIMERDSEATYYQEFFRSRYHHSFTAVDPSLGPLLLSVCLEEEEKRLRVILRMRECSMHGVFSVSLFPNIPSAVELAKMLCDSVTVPRFDVVSYLKAPDLITAFDEHRVSPNFKFGVLYQREGQLTEEDILCNNEESEEFQEFLSILGATVALQGFTGFRGGLDVCHGQTGSDAVFTSFHGREIMFHVSTKLPFTEGDTQQLQRKRHIGNDIVAVVYQEGHTPFLSDVIGSHFLHCFLVVRRVRKGVGDEGEEAGGGGVFQVSVTAREDVPPFGPSLPDPPIFTESSLLREFLLTKLINAEISCYKAERFSRLELRTRSSLLEGLQAELSTRSQCMIGDSPVSALSTSEGMRGVTEGSGGFIENFKRAIRVRSNSFDTLGGPRKMGGVPLPQKPKAATERDGESELAYKPPEPSFPPTDNLGSTEVKDHSSPQENT; encoded by the exons atggagagagacagcagaaaTGAGAAGTTCTTCTCCAGAAAGAGAAGTTTCACTTTTGGGGCATATGGAGG TGTGGACAAGTTCATATGTGAAAATGAGACTAG ACCAGAACCTTTAGAGCACAGCATTCTGGATATTTTGGACTCCCCTACCAGCGAAACCAAACCGTTCCTTTCTGCTGGCAGCAACCAGAAG GTGACAGAGCTGTTTGAGATCATTGAGAAGTTGCAG AGCAGCAGGCTAGATGAACAGCGCTGTGAATTCCCTCTGCCTTTGAGG TCTCAGCTTTTGAAGATAGGTCGTGACCTTCCTCTGATCCTGCCTCCAAAGCTGGGTGGTTACTGGATAGACCCCCCGCTACAGAAGTTTGCTGAGACCAGTCCGACATCCTCTCATTACGGACTAGACCCAGAGACCTATGACATcatggagagagacagcgaggccACATACTACCAGGAGTTCTTCCGCTCACGA TATCATCACTCGTTCACAGCAGTGGACCCCTCCCTGggacccctccttctctctgtctgtttggaggaagaagagaagaggctGAGAGTAATACTGAG AATGAGGGAATGCTCTATGCATGGggttttctctgtgtctctgttcccAAACATCCCGTCTGCTGTGGAGCTGGCCAAG ATGCTATGCGACAGTGTGACTGTGCCCAGATTTGATGTGGTCAGTTACCTCAAG GCACCAGATCTTATAACAGCATTTGATGAACACAGAGTGTCTCCGAATTTCAAGTTTGGTGTCTTGtatcagagagagggacag TTGACAGAGGAGGACATACTCTGTAACAATGAGGAAAGTGAAGAGTTTCAAGAATTCCTCTCTATTTTGGGAGCTACAGTCGCACTTCAAGGGTTCACTGG gtTTCGAGGAGGTTTGGACGTGTGTCACGGCCAGACAGGAAGTGATGCGGTCTTCACTTCCTTCCACGGCAGAGAGATCATGTTCCATGTGTCCACCAAACTCCCCTTCACAGAGGGCGATACACAACAG CTACAGAGGAAGAGACACATTGGCAATGACATCGTTGCTGTTGTTTACCAGGAGGGCCACACCCCTTTTTTGTCTGATGTCATCGGCTCACACTTCCTGCACTGTTTCCTAGTGGTCAGGAGGGTGAGGAAGGGAGTGGGGGACGAGGGGGaggaggcaggaggaggaggggtgttcCAG GTGTCAgtcacagccagagaggatgtaCCTCCCTttggtccctccctccctgatccTCCCATATTCACAGAG AGCTCCCTGTTGAGAGAGTTCCTTCTGACCAAGCTTATCAATGCAGAGATCTCCTGTTATAAGGCTGAGAGGTTCAGTAGACTGGAG CTGCGCACTCGTTCGTCCCTCCTGGAGGGTCTGCAGGCGGAACTGTCCACCCGCTCCCAGTGCATGATTGGAGATTCGCCTGTGTCCGCTCTCTCGACTTCTGAGGGGATGAGGGGTGTAACTGAGGGGAGTGGAGGGTTCATCGAAAACTTTAAG AGAGCCATTAGGGTACGCAGTAATTCTTTTGACACTCTTGGGGGACCTAGAAAGATGGGCGGGGTGCCGCTCCCACAGAAGCCCAAG GCtgctacagagagagatggagagag TGAGTTGGCCTACAAGCCCCCTGAACCCAGCTTTCCGCCCACAGACAACCTGGGCTCCACAGAGGTCAAAGACCACTCCAGTCCCCAGGAgaatacatag
- the LOC139567165 gene encoding rap1 GTPase-activating protein 2-like isoform X3, whose translation MERDSRNEKFFSRKRSFTFGAYGGVDKFICENETSRPEPLEHSILDILDSPTSETKPFLSAGSNQKVTELFEIIEKLQSSRLDEQRCEFPLPLRLLKIGRDLPLILPPKLGGYWIDPPLQKFAETSPTSSHYGLDPETYDIMERDSEATYYQEFFRSRYHHSFTAVDPSLGPLLLSVCLEEEEKRLRVILRMRECSMHGVFSVSLFPNIPSAVELAKMLCDSVTVPRFDVVSYLKAPDLITAFDEHRVSPNFKFGVLYQREGQLTEEDILCNNEESEEFQEFLSILGATVALQGFTGFRGGLDVCHGQTGSDAVFTSFHGREIMFHVSTKLPFTEGDTQQLQRKRHIGNDIVAVVYQEGHTPFLSDVIGSHFLHCFLVVRRVRKGVGDEGEEAGGGGVFQVSVTAREDVPPFGPSLPDPPIFTESSLLREFLLTKLINAEISCYKAERFSRLELRTRSSLLEGLQAELSTRSQCMIGDSPVSALSTSEGMRGVTEGSGGFIENFKRAIRVRSNSFDTLGGPRKMGGVPLPQKPKAATERDGESELAYKPPEPSFPPTDNLGSTEVKDHSSPQENT comes from the exons atggagagagacagcagaaaTGAGAAGTTCTTCTCCAGAAAGAGAAGTTTCACTTTTGGGGCATATGGAGG TGTGGACAAGTTCATATGTGAAAATGAGACTAG CAGACCAGAACCTTTAGAGCACAGCATTCTGGATATTTTGGACTCCCCTACCAGCGAAACCAAACCGTTCCTTTCTGCTGGCAGCAACCAGAAG GTGACAGAGCTGTTTGAGATCATTGAGAAGTTGCAG AGCAGCAGGCTAGATGAACAGCGCTGTGAATTCCCTCTGCCTTTGAGG CTTTTGAAGATAGGTCGTGACCTTCCTCTGATCCTGCCTCCAAAGCTGGGTGGTTACTGGATAGACCCCCCGCTACAGAAGTTTGCTGAGACCAGTCCGACATCCTCTCATTACGGACTAGACCCAGAGACCTATGACATcatggagagagacagcgaggccACATACTACCAGGAGTTCTTCCGCTCACGA TATCATCACTCGTTCACAGCAGTGGACCCCTCCCTGggacccctccttctctctgtctgtttggaggaagaagagaagaggctGAGAGTAATACTGAG AATGAGGGAATGCTCTATGCATGGggttttctctgtgtctctgttcccAAACATCCCGTCTGCTGTGGAGCTGGCCAAG ATGCTATGCGACAGTGTGACTGTGCCCAGATTTGATGTGGTCAGTTACCTCAAG GCACCAGATCTTATAACAGCATTTGATGAACACAGAGTGTCTCCGAATTTCAAGTTTGGTGTCTTGtatcagagagagggacag TTGACAGAGGAGGACATACTCTGTAACAATGAGGAAAGTGAAGAGTTTCAAGAATTCCTCTCTATTTTGGGAGCTACAGTCGCACTTCAAGGGTTCACTGG gtTTCGAGGAGGTTTGGACGTGTGTCACGGCCAGACAGGAAGTGATGCGGTCTTCACTTCCTTCCACGGCAGAGAGATCATGTTCCATGTGTCCACCAAACTCCCCTTCACAGAGGGCGATACACAACAG CTACAGAGGAAGAGACACATTGGCAATGACATCGTTGCTGTTGTTTACCAGGAGGGCCACACCCCTTTTTTGTCTGATGTCATCGGCTCACACTTCCTGCACTGTTTCCTAGTGGTCAGGAGGGTGAGGAAGGGAGTGGGGGACGAGGGGGaggaggcaggaggaggaggggtgttcCAG GTGTCAgtcacagccagagaggatgtaCCTCCCTttggtccctccctccctgatccTCCCATATTCACAGAG AGCTCCCTGTTGAGAGAGTTCCTTCTGACCAAGCTTATCAATGCAGAGATCTCCTGTTATAAGGCTGAGAGGTTCAGTAGACTGGAG CTGCGCACTCGTTCGTCCCTCCTGGAGGGTCTGCAGGCGGAACTGTCCACCCGCTCCCAGTGCATGATTGGAGATTCGCCTGTGTCCGCTCTCTCGACTTCTGAGGGGATGAGGGGTGTAACTGAGGGGAGTGGAGGGTTCATCGAAAACTTTAAG AGAGCCATTAGGGTACGCAGTAATTCTTTTGACACTCTTGGGGGACCTAGAAAGATGGGCGGGGTGCCGCTCCCACAGAAGCCCAAG GCtgctacagagagagatggagagag TGAGTTGGCCTACAAGCCCCCTGAACCCAGCTTTCCGCCCACAGACAACCTGGGCTCCACAGAGGTCAAAGACCACTCCAGTCCCCAGGAgaatacatag